The proteins below come from a single Gossypium raimondii isolate GPD5lz chromosome 2, ASM2569854v1, whole genome shotgun sequence genomic window:
- the LOC128033856 gene encoding uncharacterized protein LOC128033856, with protein MPSGSQAQVEVQRLRDQIAQMQVSTVEQITQLKAEVASREAEVQRKYEDLQLQLKAEAVAREAEATAREAKAAAREAEQKAQRTSTTTSEYEEDVSTVAKSAILNYCMNIFNILTFNIIHVLDNLNRGYLYLKIIGVNRRRSHTTSAEPLGFLPNYFLVALLDP; from the exons atgccttcggggagtcaggctcaagttgaagttcagaggttaagagaccagatagCTCAGATGCAAGTGAGCACAGTTGAGCAAATTActcaacttaaagcggaggtagcatcgagagaagctgaggttcaaagaaaatatgaagatctccagctacaacttaaagcagaggcagtagcgagggaagcagaggcaaCAGCAAGAGAAGCAAAGgcagcagcgagggaagcagagcagaAAGCACAACGCACTTCAACTACAACTTCAGAATATGAAGAAGATGTTTCAACAGTCGCAAAATCCGCCATCTTAAACTattgtatgaatatttttaacattttaacttttaacattatt CATGTTTTGGATAATTTGAATCGTGGCTACctttatctcaaaattattggTGTTAATCGCCGGCGTTCTCACACAACATCTGCTGAGCCATTGGGATTTCTTCCCAATTATTTCCTTGTTGCTCTCTTGGATCCTTAG
- the LOC105781081 gene encoding uncharacterized protein LOC105781081 — protein sequence MCITDKMPRRRLRDLSIVQITPNSEETNSEQQTAIGSSNVPNTPDEPVEFQTESGETHRGRGRTLLKDLYELDPIERVKVCRNSFGQPVGSEARILAGYLGIIARNANMFPINYDSWHQMSNSNKNQALNNIKARFALEVSDNYVKKSLGKRWRDHKSTLKNEYFKTKTTLEEKL from the exons atgtgtattacagataaaatgcctagaagaagattGCGAGATCTAAGTATTGTTCAAATTACTCCAAACTcggaagaaacaaatagtgaacaacagactgctattggatcttcgaatgttccgaataCACCTGACGAACCTGTAGAATTTCaaa CTGAAAGTGGTGAGACGcacagaggtcgaggacgtacgctacttaaagatttatacgagttagatcctatcgagcgtgtcaaagtatgtagaaacagttttggtcagcctgttggatcagaagctcgaatTTTAGCAGGATATTTGGGCATTATAGCACGAAATGCCAATATGTTTCCTATCAACTACGATTCATGGCATCAAATGTctaatagtaacaaaaatcaagctctcaataatattaag gcgaggtttgctttggAGGTCTCGGATAATTATGTCAAGAAGTCATTGGGAAAAAggtggagagaccataaaagtactttaaagaacgaatattttaagacaaaaacaaccctcgaagagaaattgtga